From the genome of Ignavibacteriales bacterium, one region includes:
- a CDS encoding energy transducer TonB, which produces MNTWREKYRKNFTSGIIISIFFHTTILLILFYLPQSTAEPTGYYFENTYIVKLTTVNIGKVEIVGGGGSSGNGTEGTGKNFSSKKTISGIPVPVSEPTDIDFGNVTNLIDSKDSLSGGSGMGSGSGSGFGSGTGKGIGDGSGDGIGYKSLPFVPRQILEVVPQNTDGVKGTIILVLKIGTDGFVKEHKVIYNTSGDESCLMNTVDAAYKSRWEPVKIEGRQVQYWIEKTYKFN; this is translated from the coding sequence ATGAACACTTGGCGAGAAAAATACCGTAAAAATTTTACGAGCGGAATAATCATCAGTATTTTCTTTCATACGACTATACTGTTGATATTATTTTACTTGCCGCAATCGACTGCCGAACCAACCGGCTATTATTTCGAAAACACATACATCGTAAAACTTACTACTGTTAATATCGGCAAAGTAGAGATCGTCGGCGGTGGCGGTTCATCAGGCAATGGAACTGAGGGAACGGGAAAAAATTTTTCTTCTAAAAAAACAATTTCTGGAATACCTGTTCCTGTTTCAGAGCCAACGGATATTGATTTTGGAAATGTGACAAATCTAATTGACTCGAAAGATTCTCTTTCCGGCGGAAGCGGAATGGGATCGGGAAGCGGTAGCGGGTTCGGCAGCGGAACGGGGAAGGGAATTGGAGACGGTTCGGGTGATGGAATCGGTTACAAATCACTTCCATTTGTTCCGAGGCAGATTCTTGAAGTTGTTCCGCAAAATACGGACGGAGTTAAAGGAACAATTATTTTAGTTTTAAAAATCGGCACCGATGGATTTGTAAAAGAGCACAAAGTAATTTATAATACATCCGGTGATGAGTCTTGCCTTATGAATACGGTTGACGCCGCATATAAATCCAGATGGGAACCGGTAAAGATTGAAGGGAGGCAAGTTCAGTACTGGATTGAGAAAACGTACAAATTTAATTAA
- a CDS encoding efflux RND transporter permease subunit — MSLSSLSIHRPVLSIVMSLTILLLGIIGFTYLGVREYPSIDPPIITASVSYTGANADVIESQITEPLEASINGIPGIRSITSTSRDGRSQITVEFNVDVDLESAANDVRDRVSRAVSNLPPDADPPVVTKADADASPILFFTLKSDSRNLLELSDIAQNIFQERLQTIPGVSQVSIFGEKRYSMRLWLDPYKMASLKVSASEIRSALNSENVELPSGRIEGTNTEMTIRTKGRMITPEEFNNLIIREDQGQFIRLSDIGYAQLGPENEYSIIKRDGIPMIGVVITPQPGSNHIDIADDCYKRVEQIKKDIPSDIQVDISSDSTRYIRQSIGEVEETIIIAFILVIIIIFLFLRDWRTTIIPILAIPISLIGAFFIMYFMNFTINVLTLLGIVLAIGLVVDDAIVVLENIYKKIEDGMDPMEAGMKGSAEIFFAIISTTVALAVVFLPIIFLQGLTGRLFREFGIVIAGSVIISAFVALTLTPMLSSRIIKRRAHHSKFYQLTEPFFVKFISGYEKILSSFLKKRWLGFVIMGATVVTAFVILPLLQTELAPIEDRNELRINTTTLEGSTYNFTYNFMDKLYKIVEDKVPEKESTLMGVATGGGGGTNNSGFIRIMLVDRDKRTRSQQDIYEDLTKQVNRLSDGRTFVVQAQTIGTQRGGGLPVQYVVQSPTIEKLRNIIPKFLDEARKDPTFAQVDVNLKFSKPELALEIDRSKARELGVAVVDIAQTLQLGLSGQRYGYFIMNGKQYQIIGQIAKEYRAKPLDLQSLYVKSSKGELVQLDNFITVKTQSSPPQLYRFNRYVSATFSASLAPGKTIGDGITAMDKISEKVLDESFATALTGVSKDFKESSSSLLFTFILALTLLYLILAAQFESFRDPFIIMFTVPLAIAGAFMSLFIFNQTMNIFSEIGLVMLIGLVTKNGILIVEFANQKKAQGLSVVDAVREAAVLRFRPILMTSLATILGTLPIALALGAGAESRVSMGIAVIGGLAFSTVLTLFVIPAVYTYFSEKSKSVSNVTEAK; from the coding sequence ATGAGTCTTTCATCACTTAGTATACATCGACCCGTACTATCAATTGTTATGTCTCTTACTATACTTTTACTTGGTATAATCGGATTTACATATTTAGGCGTTCGCGAGTATCCAAGTATCGATCCGCCAATAATAACCGCAAGTGTTTCCTACACAGGCGCAAACGCAGATGTAATTGAATCTCAAATTACAGAACCGCTTGAAGCAAGCATAAATGGTATTCCCGGAATCCGTTCAATTACATCTACAAGCCGCGACGGCAGAAGTCAGATAACTGTTGAATTTAATGTTGATGTTGATCTGGAAAGTGCAGCGAATGATGTTCGAGACAGAGTTTCCCGTGCGGTTTCAAATTTACCTCCCGATGCCGATCCTCCTGTTGTTACAAAAGCGGATGCCGATGCAAGTCCCATTTTGTTCTTCACTTTAAAAAGCGATTCAAGAAATCTGCTTGAACTTTCCGATATAGCTCAAAATATTTTTCAAGAAAGACTGCAGACGATTCCGGGTGTAAGCCAGGTTTCAATTTTTGGCGAGAAGAGATATTCGATGCGTCTGTGGCTCGATCCTTATAAAATGGCTTCGTTAAAAGTTTCCGCCTCAGAAATTCGTTCTGCTCTTAATAGCGAAAACGTCGAACTCCCTTCAGGAAGGATTGAGGGTACGAATACCGAAATGACAATTCGTACAAAAGGAAGAATGATTACGCCTGAAGAATTTAATAATCTTATTATTAGAGAAGACCAGGGACAGTTCATTCGTCTTTCAGATATTGGTTATGCGCAATTGGGTCCAGAGAATGAATATTCGATTATAAAGCGGGATGGTATTCCGATGATCGGCGTGGTAATTACGCCTCAACCCGGTTCCAATCATATTGATATTGCGGATGACTGTTACAAAAGAGTTGAACAGATAAAGAAAGATATTCCATCAGACATTCAAGTTGATATCAGTTCCGATTCAACAAGATATATCCGTCAATCAATCGGCGAAGTTGAAGAGACAATCATTATTGCATTCATACTTGTTATAATAATCATATTTTTATTTTTGCGAGACTGGCGCACAACCATTATTCCCATTCTTGCAATTCCGATTTCTCTTATCGGAGCGTTTTTCATAATGTACTTTATGAATTTTACGATCAACGTTCTGACTCTACTTGGGATTGTTCTTGCGATTGGACTTGTTGTTGATGACGCGATTGTGGTTCTTGAAAATATTTACAAGAAAATAGAAGACGGAATGGATCCGATGGAAGCCGGCATGAAAGGATCGGCGGAAATTTTCTTTGCAATTATTTCTACCACAGTTGCATTGGCTGTTGTATTCCTTCCGATTATTTTTCTTCAAGGGTTAACCGGAAGATTGTTCCGAGAATTTGGAATTGTTATTGCGGGCTCGGTTATTATTTCTGCCTTTGTTGCTTTAACGCTGACACCGATGTTGAGTTCAAGAATAATTAAACGGCGCGCTCACCACAGCAAATTTTATCAGTTAACAGAACCTTTTTTTGTAAAATTTATTTCCGGCTATGAAAAAATATTATCGTCGTTTCTTAAAAAACGATGGCTTGGATTCGTAATAATGGGCGCAACTGTCGTTACCGCATTTGTAATACTTCCTTTGCTTCAAACAGAATTGGCACCGATCGAAGATAGAAACGAACTCCGCATCAATACTACAACTCTTGAAGGTTCGACATATAATTTCACATATAATTTTATGGATAAACTTTACAAGATTGTTGAAGATAAAGTGCCGGAGAAAGAATCGACGCTTATGGGAGTAGCAACGGGCGGGGGCGGCGGAACAAATAATTCCGGGTTCATTAGGATCATGCTAGTTGACCGCGATAAACGTACACGCTCTCAACAAGATATTTACGAAGATTTGACGAAGCAAGTCAACAGATTGAGCGATGGAAGAACATTTGTAGTTCAAGCGCAGACGATTGGAACGCAAAGAGGCGGCGGTCTGCCGGTTCAGTATGTTGTGCAATCGCCGACAATTGAAAAATTGCGGAATATCATTCCGAAATTTTTAGATGAAGCGAGAAAAGACCCGACATTTGCACAAGTGGATGTGAATTTAAAATTCAGTAAACCGGAACTTGCGCTTGAGATCGACCGTTCGAAAGCGCGTGAACTTGGAGTAGCTGTTGTTGATATAGCACAAACATTGCAGCTTGGATTAAGCGGACAGCGTTACGGTTATTTTATTATGAACGGAAAACAGTATCAGATAATCGGGCAAATAGCAAAAGAATACCGCGCAAAACCGCTCGACCTACAATCTCTTTATGTTAAATCGAGCAAAGGTGAATTGGTACAGCTTGATAATTTTATTACAGTTAAAACTCAGAGCAGCCCCCCGCAGCTTTACAGATTTAATCGTTATGTATCGGCAACATTTTCAGCGAGTTTGGCGCCCGGAAAGACCATCGGTGACGGTATAACAGCTATGGATAAAATATCAGAGAAAGTTTTGGATGAATCATTTGCAACCGCGCTTACCGGTGTATCAAAAGATTTTAAGGAAAGTTCTTCAAGTCTTCTTTTCACCTTTATTCTTGCGTTAACACTTTTATATTTAATTCTCGCCGCGCAGTTCGAAAGTTTCCGCGATCCTTTCATTATTATGTTTACCGTTCCGCTTGCAATTGCCGGCGCTTTCATGTCGTTATTTATTTTCAATCAAACTATGAACATCTTTAGCGAAATTGGATTAGTAATGTTAATAGGCCTTGTTACTAAAAACGGAATACTAATAGTTGAATTTGCGAATCAGAAAAAGGCGCAAGGACTTTCCGTAGTTGATGCCGTAAGAGAAGCAGCCGTTTTGCGTTTCCGTCCAATCTTGATGACGAGTCTTGCAACGATTCTTGGAACATTGCCGATTGCTCTTGCGCTTGGTGCGGGAGCCGAGAGCCGTGTGTCGATGGGTATTGCGGTTATTGGCGGATTAGCATTTTCAACAGTTCTAACCTTATTTGTTATTCCGGCTGTTTATACTTACTTCTCGGAAAAATCTAAAAGCGTTTCAAATGTAACAGAAGCAAAATAA
- a CDS encoding TolC family protein, with product MKTKVFLAVGFFFLSAAMLFSQQNLSLNDAIKIALENNYDIKLAKSDAEINSNNFSLGNAGFLPRVDVTGTQTRTVTKTKQEYSDGSSVDENEASSNSTYANIALNWTFFDGFGMFTSYSKLREYKELGEIRLRSQVENSLSDVIQTYYDLVRQKYLYRVAKESITISEERVKLAEEKLSVGSASQLDVLRAKVDLNSDKSNLLAQEVIISSLKVSLNKLLSRDVARDFDVDDSIEIKTGLSFDQLKEAALKNNTEILQSEKNRNLSSYNVGLSKTDYYPTISLTSGYTYQKSQSDANLVKSNRSYGYNYGLNLSWNLFNGFTTQLQLENALISLDKSEIELQQSKSLLESDLLIAYKNYEKNLEILKLEDENVSVAKENLDLAIDQLNLGSLSPLEFRDVQKNYTTAQSRLASARFTAKMSEKDLLKLSGMLLSK from the coding sequence GTGAAGACCAAAGTTTTTTTAGCAGTTGGATTTTTCTTTTTATCGGCGGCAATGTTATTTTCTCAGCAGAACCTTTCTCTGAACGACGCAATTAAAATAGCTCTCGAAAATAATTATGATATAAAACTTGCAAAGAGCGATGCTGAGATCAACAGCAATAATTTTTCTTTGGGTAACGCAGGCTTTTTACCAAGAGTGGATGTAACAGGAACTCAAACAAGAACTGTTACCAAAACCAAACAAGAATATTCTGACGGATCGAGCGTTGATGAAAATGAAGCCTCTTCGAATTCAACATATGCTAATATTGCTTTGAACTGGACTTTCTTTGATGGATTCGGAATGTTCACATCATATTCAAAATTGAGAGAATACAAAGAACTTGGCGAGATAAGGCTTAGAAGCCAAGTGGAAAATTCTCTTTCAGACGTAATTCAAACTTACTATGATTTGGTTAGGCAGAAATATCTTTACCGTGTTGCAAAAGAAAGCATTACAATTTCCGAAGAGCGTGTTAAACTTGCAGAAGAAAAACTTTCCGTTGGTTCGGCGTCGCAGCTGGATGTTTTACGCGCAAAAGTAGATTTGAATTCCGATAAATCTAATTTGCTTGCCCAAGAAGTAATAATAAGCAGTTTAAAAGTTTCTCTAAATAAATTGCTTTCTCGTGATGTCGCACGCGATTTTGATGTGGACGATTCGATTGAAATAAAAACCGGATTATCATTCGATCAATTGAAAGAAGCGGCATTAAAAAACAACACTGAAATTCTGCAATCGGAAAAGAATAGGAATCTTTCCTCTTACAATGTTGGTTTATCCAAAACAGATTATTACCCTACTATAAGTTTGACAAGCGGATACACTTACCAGAAATCCCAGTCCGATGCTAATTTAGTTAAATCCAACAGAAGCTACGGCTACAATTACGGTTTAAATTTGTCATGGAATCTTTTCAACGGATTTACAACGCAACTTCAACTGGAGAATGCTTTAATCTCATTAGACAAAAGCGAGATCGAACTTCAGCAAAGCAAATCTCTTTTAGAATCGGATCTGCTTATTGCGTATAAAAATTACGAAAAGAATTTGGAGATATTGAAACTTGAAGACGAAAATGTTTCCGTTGCAAAAGAAAATTTAGACTTAGCTATTGATCAGCTGAATCTTGGCAGTCTATCACCGCTTGAATTTAGAGATGTTCAAAAAAATTATACTACTGCGCAAAGCAGACTTGCCTCTGCGCGGTTCACCGCAAAAATGAGTGAAAAAGATTTGCTGAAACTAAGCGGAATGCTTCTTTCGAAATAA
- a CDS encoding U32 family peptidase, with protein MQKTKLELLSPAKDLECGIAAINCGADAVYIGGPNFGARSAAGNSVDDISMLVKYAHKFWVKVYVTVNTIIYDNELEEVRNLITKLYGIGVDAIIFQDMALLEMEIPPIQLFASTQTHNYELDRIKLLDEIGIKRIILARELSLDQIKDIRKSVNAELEFFIHGALCVCLSGQCYMSHAITGRSANRGECAQPCRMEYTLIDRNGKVIVKDKHLLSLRDLDLSAYLNDLIEAGITSFKIEGRLKDIGYVKNITSYYRHKLDAIIEHNSSLERSSSGYSIIPFEPDPERTFNRGYTSYFIDGKDENISSIDSPKSKGKYLGVVSQVDKSGFTIDTHETIVNGDGICFFDEEGELVGMNVNQVSGDTILTSEKKGIKVGTAVYRNYDQAFEIELKKECERKIQINILIDETKTGLRVTAIDEAGLKIVKIIETEKIIAKSGSKAVDIIKKQFSKSGETIFDVMDVKVNFKEPLFFSVKEINEWRRTVLELLEKERTKKYKIENCELRIENYRLNKSTLDYKVNVVNKLSEKFYKELGVEEIEDGFELQNNFSGKTLMTCKYCIKGELGYCPNDSNEKLDEPLYLSNGGKKYKLVFNCKDCKMKIVHE; from the coding sequence ATGCAAAAAACAAAATTAGAATTACTCTCTCCCGCAAAAGATTTGGAGTGCGGTATAGCCGCAATTAATTGCGGCGCGGATGCGGTTTATATCGGCGGGCCGAATTTCGGCGCACGCAGTGCCGCGGGTAATTCGGTTGATGATATATCAATGCTTGTAAAGTATGCGCATAAATTTTGGGTAAAGGTTTATGTTACCGTCAATACAATAATTTACGATAACGAGCTCGAAGAAGTCCGCAACTTAATTACCAAACTTTACGGCATAGGTGTGGATGCAATTATTTTTCAAGATATGGCGCTGCTTGAAATGGAGATTCCCCCAATTCAACTATTTGCTTCAACACAGACACACAATTATGAATTAGACAGAATCAAACTCCTGGATGAAATTGGAATCAAAAGAATTATTCTTGCGCGGGAGTTATCGCTTGATCAGATTAAGGATATTCGTAAATCTGTAAATGCCGAACTTGAATTTTTTATTCACGGCGCTCTTTGCGTTTGTCTGAGCGGACAATGTTACATGAGTCACGCAATAACCGGAAGAAGCGCAAACCGCGGCGAATGCGCACAGCCGTGCAGAATGGAATACACATTAATTGACCGTAACGGAAAAGTAATCGTTAAGGATAAACATTTGTTATCTCTCCGCGATCTTGATCTTTCCGCATATTTAAATGATCTAATAGAAGCGGGAATTACTTCCTTTAAAATAGAGGGACGGCTGAAAGATATTGGTTATGTAAAAAACATCACCTCATACTACCGGCACAAACTTGACGCAATCATCGAGCACAATTCTTCACTTGAAAGATCATCTTCGGGTTATTCAATAATTCCATTCGAGCCGGATCCGGAAAGAACTTTTAACCGCGGTTATACTTCATATTTTATTGACGGCAAAGATGAAAATATCTCTTCGATTGATTCGCCAAAATCAAAAGGAAAATATTTGGGGGTTGTTTCTCAAGTTGATAAAAGCGGTTTTACAATTGATACACACGAAACAATTGTGAATGGCGACGGCATCTGTTTCTTTGATGAAGAGGGCGAGCTTGTTGGAATGAATGTTAACCAAGTAAGCGGAGATACAATTCTCACTTCAGAAAAGAAAGGAATTAAAGTCGGCACCGCTGTTTATAGAAACTACGACCAAGCTTTTGAAATCGAGTTGAAGAAAGAATGTGAAAGAAAGATTCAAATAAATATTTTGATAGATGAAACGAAAACCGGTTTGCGCGTTACCGCAATTGATGAAGCCGGTTTAAAGATCGTGAAAATAATCGAAACAGAAAAAATTATTGCCAAGAGCGGCTCGAAAGCCGTCGATATAATTAAGAAACAATTTTCGAAATCGGGTGAAACTATATTTGATGTGATGGATGTAAAAGTAAATTTCAAAGAGCCGCTTTTCTTTTCGGTGAAAGAAATTAATGAATGGCGCCGAACGGTCTTGGAATTGCTTGAAAAGGAACGAACGAAGAAATATAAAATTGAGAATTGCGAATTGAGAATTGAGAATTATCGTTTGAATAAATCCACGCTTGATTACAAAGTAAATGTTGTTAATAAACTTTCCGAAAAATTTTATAAAGAACTGGGCGTTGAAGAAATAGAAGATGGTTTTGAACTTCAGAATAATTTTTCCGGCAAGACATTAATGACTTGCAAATACTGCATCAAGGGAGAACTTGGTTACTGCCCGAATGATTCAAATGAAAAGTTGGATGAGCCGCTTTATCTTTCAAACGGCGGCAAAAAGTATAAACTCGTTTTTAATTGTAAAGATTGTAAAATGAAAATTGTACACGAGTAA
- a CDS encoding carboxypeptidase-like regulatory domain-containing protein produces MIKKLPLNFFYLFLIIISTSSIRLSQTAELTSISGRVIDSITKEGLPGVSVYLSGTTTGTSSDKSGNYKIAKLPIGHFIIVVSMVGYKPIHQNIEIHESSIIQKNFSLENQPIELNAITVSLQSDEYAAYLKKQKEYKEIFKKYFLGRTDFSDECQIENIDDITFTEKYEPYVNAVCSKPIVVINNALGYKVACLLIHFLCNDTRGELNYEFNPRFTEMAPINDDQKEKWIENRKLAFKSSLSRFLLYLMHAKGIGWDYSTNSYNAKINNEYKLVNPGEKFFYMDSESGLFYLKFRDFLYVKNLLTDEQSFIPVPSGFSYLDPGGYAIDPMSIQVAGEFAKHGVADLLPMDISYLEWLE; encoded by the coding sequence ATGATTAAAAAATTACCTTTAAATTTCTTTTATCTCTTTCTCATAATAATTTCAACGAGTTCAATCCGGTTATCGCAAACTGCAGAATTAACATCTATCTCAGGTAGAGTTATTGATTCAATCACAAAAGAAGGACTGCCCGGCGTAAGTGTTTATTTATCCGGCACAACAACAGGCACGTCAAGCGATAAGAGCGGTAATTATAAAATAGCAAAATTACCGATCGGTCATTTCATAATTGTAGTTTCTATGGTCGGGTACAAACCGATTCACCAAAATATTGAGATCCACGAAAGTTCTATTATTCAAAAGAATTTTTCGTTGGAAAATCAGCCAATAGAATTGAACGCAATTACGGTTTCATTACAATCGGACGAATACGCCGCGTATTTAAAGAAGCAAAAAGAATACAAAGAAATTTTCAAAAAATATTTTCTTGGGCGTACAGATTTCAGTGATGAGTGTCAAATAGAAAACATAGACGATATTACTTTCACTGAAAAGTATGAACCTTATGTTAATGCTGTCTGCTCTAAACCGATTGTTGTTATCAATAATGCTCTAGGATATAAAGTGGCGTGTCTTCTGATCCATTTTTTATGCAATGATACAAGAGGCGAACTTAATTATGAATTCAATCCAAGGTTTACAGAGATGGCTCCGATAAATGACGATCAAAAAGAAAAGTGGATTGAAAACAGGAAACTTGCATTTAAAAGTTCACTAAGCAGATTCTTATTGTATTTAATGCACGCGAAAGGAATAGGCTGGGATTATAGCACAAACTCATATAATGCAAAGATCAATAATGAATATAAATTGGTAAACCCAGGCGAAAAATTTTTTTACATGGATAGTGAAAGCGGGTTATTTTATCTCAAATTCAGAGATTTTTTGTACGTAAAAAATTTATTGACTGACGAACAATCTTTCATACCTGTACCGTCTGGGTTTTCTTATTTAGATCCCGGCGGTTATGCTATCGATCCAATGTCTATCCAGGTGGCGGGTGAATTTGCTAAACATGGCGTTGCCGATCTGCTTCCAATGGATATCTCTTATCTGGAATGGTTGGAATAA
- a CDS encoding DUF1697 domain-containing protein produces the protein MKNEKIKYIALLRGINVGGKNLIKMNDLKQLFESLKFENVRTYIQSGNIYFESTDKIESAITKILEQSLHQILGNDVLVFIRTIEEVEAIVKLNPFNKIKTALSTKLYVSFLKEELKKNPKLPHISQKKDVEIIEIKKKEIYSLTVEINGRFGFPNNFVEKEFGIPATTRNWTTVCKLVEFYHNN, from the coding sequence ATGAAGAATGAAAAGATAAAATATATTGCCTTGCTTCGCGGAATAAATGTCGGCGGTAAAAATTTAATCAAAATGAATGACCTGAAACAATTATTCGAATCTCTGAAATTTGAAAATGTCCGGACTTACATTCAAAGCGGAAATATTTATTTTGAATCTACCGACAAAATTGAAAGTGCAATTACAAAAATATTAGAACAGTCGCTTCACCAAATTCTTGGCAATGATGTGCTTGTGTTCATCAGAACAATTGAAGAGGTGGAAGCAATTGTTAAACTCAATCCGTTCAATAAAATTAAAACTGCACTAAGCACAAAATTGTATGTTAGTTTTTTAAAAGAAGAATTGAAAAAGAATCCTAAACTTCCGCATATATCCCAAAAGAAAGATGTTGAAATAATCGAAATCAAAAAAAAGGAAATTTATTCTTTAACTGTGGAGATAAACGGAAGATTTGGTTTTCCGAACAATTTTGTAGAGAAAGAGTTCGGGATTCCAGCAACAACCAGAAATTGGACAACTGTTTGTAAATTAGTTGAGTTCTACCATAATAATTAA
- a CDS encoding carboxypeptidase-like regulatory domain-containing protein, with protein MNQPIKFLFRDFSKAFFIFLLLFASESFSQNFYTLEGKVTDAKTNEPLTYVNVFLSQTTIGATTDLNGIYKIGKIPGGNYILVASMVGYESNVIAVDLTKSQNKVVNFSLERTTYEFKQIEVQGEIPQKWLDQLEIFKKMLFGSNIYAKKCVIKNPYQIDFKEEGSKLTATAREPIIIRNNALGYKIECVLKNFTYDINNMGTSYQIYPSFTELTATTADSAEEYLSARKDVYLGSLAQLLSSLAINNYKFRDEGFELYVDGQLVKRANEIIQVDSVHQKYFLNVNDCLLVKYWDLGKQTSSRICLTAGITEFDPSGFLINPDEFILRGAFAHEGIATMLPRFWKPEEK; from the coding sequence ATGAATCAGCCGATAAAATTTTTATTTAGAGATTTTTCGAAAGCATTCTTCATTTTTCTTTTACTTTTTGCTTCCGAATCCTTCTCCCAAAATTTTTATACGCTTGAAGGAAAAGTTACGGACGCAAAGACAAATGAACCGCTGACGTATGTAAATGTTTTTCTATCGCAAACCACGATTGGCGCGACAACAGATTTAAATGGTATTTATAAAATTGGCAAGATTCCCGGCGGAAATTATATTCTCGTCGCTTCAATGGTTGGTTACGAGTCTAATGTTATCGCCGTTGATCTAACTAAGAGTCAGAATAAGGTTGTTAACTTCAGTCTGGAAAGAACTACTTACGAATTCAAACAGATTGAAGTTCAAGGTGAGATTCCTCAAAAGTGGTTGGACCAGCTTGAGATTTTTAAGAAAATGTTGTTCGGCAGCAATATTTACGCTAAGAAATGTGTTATCAAAAATCCGTATCAAATTGATTTCAAAGAAGAAGGTTCAAAACTTACGGCTACAGCAAGAGAACCAATTATCATTCGGAACAATGCGCTTGGATATAAAATTGAATGTGTTCTCAAAAATTTTACTTATGATATAAACAACATGGGGACCAGTTATCAGATCTATCCTTCATTTACTGAACTTACTGCTACAACCGCCGACTCTGCCGAAGAATATTTATCCGCCCGAAAAGATGTTTATCTCGGTTCGCTTGCTCAATTATTATCATCACTTGCTATAAACAATTATAAATTCAGAGATGAGGGATTTGAACTCTACGTCGATGGCCAATTGGTAAAAAGAGCGAATGAGATTATTCAAGTGGATTCTGTTCATCAGAAATATTTCCTTAATGTAAACGATTGCCTGTTGGTAAAATATTGGGATTTAGGAAAGCAAACTTCTTCAAGAATCTGTCTAACAGCCGGAATCACTGAATTCGACCCATCCGGTTTTTTAATTAATCCGGATGAATTTATATTGCGCGGTGCATTCGCTCACGAGGGAATCGCCACAATGCTTCCGCGCTTTTGGAAACCGGAAGAGAAATAA
- the ygiD gene encoding 4,5-DOPA dioxygenase extradiol, with translation MGSKEESKFPVLFIGHGSPMNAIEENEFSRAWQKIGSELPEPKAVLCISAHWFVNELAVTAMEKPKTIYDFYGFPKELYEIKYPAPGSPKFAEETSQLLIDQNAKLDMGWGLDHGTWSVLCRMFPDARIPTYQLSINYAMPPKYHFEIGKKLSALRSKGVLIIGSGNIVHNLRLMRPDNNSYEWAQDFDYNSKRLIEKREFESLIEYSNLGKEALLSIPTPDHYYPLLYVLGCVSKDEEIKFFTEKMDLGSVSMRSLIIG, from the coding sequence ATGGGCTCAAAAGAAGAAAGCAAGTTTCCCGTTCTCTTCATCGGGCATGGTTCACCTATGAATGCAATCGAAGAGAATGAATTTTCGAGAGCATGGCAAAAAATCGGAAGTGAGCTGCCGGAACCGAAAGCGGTTTTATGTATCTCCGCTCATTGGTTCGTAAACGAACTGGCGGTTACCGCGATGGAGAAGCCAAAAACAATTTATGATTTCTACGGATTTCCCAAAGAGTTGTATGAAATAAAATATCCCGCACCCGGCTCGCCTAAATTTGCCGAAGAGACTTCGCAATTGTTAATTGATCAAAATGCAAAGTTAGATATGGGCTGGGGGTTGGATCACGGAACATGGTCTGTATTGTGCAGAATGTTTCCCGATGCAAGGATTCCGACATATCAATTGAGCATTAATTACGCAATGCCACCAAAATATCATTTCGAAATTGGAAAAAAACTTAGCGCCCTCCGTTCTAAAGGTGTTTTAATTATCGGAAGCGGAAATATTGTACATAATTTACGTTTGATGAGACCCGACAATAATTCCTACGAGTGGGCTCAAGATTTTGATTATAATTCAAAACGATTGATTGAAAAAAGAGAATTCGAAAGTTTAATTGAGTATTCCAATCTTGGAAAGGAAGCGCTGCTTTCAATACCGACACCCGATCATTATTATCCGCTACTCTATGTGCTTGGATGCGTCTCTAAAGATGAAGAGATAAAATTCTTTACGGAGAAAATGGATCTTGGTTCCGTGTCGATGCGGTCATTAATAATTGGTTAG